One region of Clostridium sp. Marseille-P299 genomic DNA includes:
- a CDS encoding LPXTG cell wall anchor domain-containing protein: MKRLKKIVLFMFACLIMMGVGGITTEAEEKYVSLDTNNPIEFNGSSIVYKGKTIELSEKAFYIDGSLDEATAAKYPYVFTSINEAAKHLVDGTEESPMMLYIAPYVYWVDDPDDEEIRKPDTLSVPYGLIIDCEWLTFYGLTDNPENVVIAANRGQTQGADGNFTNLYIDGNGLRMENLTVGNYCNVDLEFPLKPELNRAKRSDAITQGQLVHSNGDKIVAMNCNFISRLNANPIISDKRVLLYRCHVESTDDALNGTTVHLECDFDFYGNRPFYSTQGTGAVFLNCVFNSKIFGIEAEPNQYLTKEGGAVAIVDSEFKSNYPISIGIGWTKYPKSSLRCYQSNVLHNGKPITLSSSDNPWTTVDMTNKDVLGAYKVEYKGETVYNTYNLLRGNDDWDPMGVKDKILAAGKEDNIDYASIPTFMSIETTNTAIESGNTEAVLTLSVKRFGNIETKLSNITWSIDKDSEDLVELTVNKDGSCTVKGINDYDESKKVIIYAKSETGLEAACEIEVAPSVLASPKFTKKPVMGTPKDGIVTVSYQLDLGKREDQSLITWYRCTDKSGSNPVEVAVTNLNEPEYNYELTFGDVGYYLMATIEPKHVRSQAGKAVSVITSDKIKISDVKQYSISTDFQNFPVEYNKTIAPGFWTVDSVKPVDTSEYEWEPDTTTSWTYGSAIDGAKGTGLYQTTQGARLLYTPVNGSYGDMTVTLNLDPSKTQGQGFGSAKAQYLDVYIKFDTKTLTGYALRIERTSKSSRAVDFFLVKYENGVTTRISDPITASCYLTDCNITLQVKGDQLTAHVETSSPQLPEHIADGLPHVVDLAATIETNNFGGSGVLHTGTTGSSGVGNITMLHKMSIAWDGIEEILSLNSEDSKNENINEAINGNTDNNANTDKNTEEKLEELPKTGGISSMTVYFIGIIFVAIGTSVFVLEKKKKINN, translated from the coding sequence ATGAAAAGACTAAAGAAAATCGTTCTATTTATGTTTGCATGTCTAATTATGATGGGGGTAGGAGGTATCACTACAGAGGCAGAAGAAAAGTATGTTTCATTAGATACAAACAACCCTATTGAGTTTAATGGTAGTTCCATTGTTTATAAAGGAAAAACAATTGAATTATCGGAAAAGGCATTTTACATTGATGGTTCATTGGATGAAGCAACTGCTGCAAAATATCCATATGTATTTACTAGTATCAATGAGGCAGCAAAGCATTTGGTAGATGGTACTGAAGAATCGCCAATGATGCTATATATTGCGCCTTATGTATATTGGGTTGATGACCCAGATGATGAAGAAATTCGTAAACCAGACACTTTATCTGTACCTTATGGTTTAATTATAGATTGTGAATGGTTAACATTCTATGGATTAACTGATAATCCTGAAAATGTAGTAATCGCAGCAAATCGTGGTCAAACTCAAGGTGCTGATGGGAACTTTACTAACTTATATATTGATGGCAATGGTTTAAGAATGGAAAATTTAACGGTAGGAAACTACTGTAACGTTGATTTAGAGTTTCCTCTAAAGCCAGAATTAAATCGTGCAAAGCGTTCCGATGCAATTACACAAGGACAATTGGTGCATAGTAATGGGGATAAAATTGTTGCTATGAATTGCAATTTTATCAGTAGATTGAATGCAAATCCAATTATTTCAGATAAGAGAGTATTATTATATCGTTGCCATGTAGAAAGTACGGATGACGCATTAAATGGGACAACCGTACATTTAGAGTGTGATTTTGATTTCTATGGAAACCGTCCATTTTACTCAACACAAGGAACTGGCGCTGTATTTTTAAATTGTGTATTTAATTCTAAAATCTTTGGTATAGAGGCAGAACCAAATCAATACCTTACAAAAGAGGGTGGAGCTGTAGCTATTGTTGATAGTGAATTTAAGAGTAACTATCCAATATCCATTGGAATTGGTTGGACTAAGTATCCAAAGAGTAGCTTACGTTGTTACCAATCGAATGTTTTACATAATGGAAAACCTATAACACTAAGTAGTTCAGATAATCCTTGGACTACGGTTGATATGACAAATAAAGATGTACTTGGCGCTTATAAAGTAGAGTACAAGGGTGAAACCGTATATAATACCTATAACTTATTACGTGGAAATGATGATTGGGATCCAATGGGAGTAAAAGATAAGATTCTAGCAGCAGGAAAAGAAGATAACATCGATTATGCATCTATTCCAACATTTATGTCCATCGAGACAACAAATACAGCAATAGAATCTGGAAATACAGAAGCGGTATTAACTCTTTCTGTAAAACGTTTTGGAAACATTGAAACAAAACTATCTAACATCACTTGGTCTATTGATAAAGACAGCGAAGATTTAGTCGAATTAACGGTTAATAAAGACGGTTCTTGCACTGTAAAAGGAATCAACGATTATGATGAATCTAAAAAAGTTATTATATATGCTAAATCAGAAACAGGATTAGAAGCAGCATGTGAAATTGAAGTAGCACCTTCTGTGCTTGCATCTCCTAAATTTACAAAAAAACCAGTGATGGGGACACCAAAGGATGGAATCGTTACGGTATCCTATCAACTTGATTTAGGAAAGCGTGAAGATCAATCTCTAATTACATGGTATCGTTGTACTGATAAGTCTGGATCTAATCCAGTGGAAGTTGCAGTAACAAACTTAAATGAGCCTGAATACAATTATGAGTTAACATTTGGTGATGTTGGTTATTATTTAATGGCTACTATTGAGCCAAAGCATGTTAGAAGTCAAGCTGGAAAAGCGGTTTCTGTGATAACATCAGATAAAATAAAGATATCGGATGTAAAACAGTATTCCATTAGTACAGATTTTCAAAACTTCCCAGTTGAATATAATAAAACCATAGCACCAGGTTTTTGGACAGTAGACTCTGTGAAACCAGTGGATACCAGTGAGTATGAATGGGAACCAGACACTACGACCTCATGGACTTATGGTAGTGCCATTGATGGAGCGAAAGGTACTGGACTTTATCAAACTACCCAAGGTGCAAGATTACTATATACACCAGTGAATGGAAGTTATGGTGATATGACAGTTACTTTAAACCTTGACCCAAGTAAAACACAAGGACAAGGATTTGGTAGTGCAAAAGCGCAGTATTTAGATGTATATATTAAGTTTGATACAAAAACTTTAACAGGTTATGCTCTTCGAATCGAAAGAACAAGTAAGAGTTCAAGAGCAGTTGACTTTTTCCTTGTAAAATATGAAAACGGCGTGACTACTAGAATAAGTGATCCAATCACTGCTTCTTGTTATTTAACAGATTGTAACATTACATTACAGGTAAAGGGTGATCAACTTACTGCACATGTAGAAACATCTTCACCTCAATTACCAGAGCATATCGCAGACGGTTTACCTCATGTTGTTGACTTAGCTGCAACCATTGAAACAAATAATTTTGGTGGAAGTGGTGTACTCCATACGGGAACAACAGGATCAAGCGGCGTTGGTAACATTACTATGCTTCATAAGATGTCAATTGCATGGGATGGAATAGAAGAAATTCTATCATTAAATAGTGAAGATAGTAAAAATGAAAATATAAATGAGGCTATCAATGGAAATACAGACAATAATGCAAATACAGATAAGAACACAGAAGAAAAACTTGAAGAGTTACCTAAAACAGGTGGAATTAGTTCCATGACTGTTTACTTCATTGGTATTATATTTGTAGCGATTGGTACATCAGTTTTTGTATTGGAGAAGAAAAAGAAGATAAACAACTAA
- a CDS encoding IS1380 family transposase, protein MSSLQDLHLECNNRIKINFNGGELSSDSGLLLLYEYINKLKIPSIIAENFSTDTKQRIHSDSSILMQRIFQNIAGYFQDDDADELAFDPIFTQILSKERLASQPTISRFMNRLDDICIVQMDVLHQLLREKIYSYEQPQQIILDVDSTSFTTYGSQEGSSYNTHYQNVGYHPLLVFDGLTKDLLKAELRPGNTYTSKDAHNFLYPLLLEYMDNYPDTQLFLRGDSGFADVMLYEKLETNGVSFAIRMKESARLRKMVEGDVYDFMESLNNNLVDYACTYTEFMYAADSWAYPRRIVCKIEKPYGVMVANYTFIVTNMEIPAQDILRFYCNRGTMENMIKEAKLGFHMNAMPNHDFITNQNRLQINMLTYNIFNWFRRMVLPKKMRHLQVDTIRLKLIKIAARLTKKSRYLIFKLCSSCPYKNEFNEVLSKIHSLRPLQRLLE, encoded by the coding sequence ATGTCTAGTTTACAGGATTTACACTTAGAATGCAATAACCGTATTAAAATAAATTTTAATGGAGGAGAACTTTCCTCCGATTCTGGATTACTTTTACTCTATGAATATATAAATAAACTAAAGATCCCCTCTATCATTGCTGAGAATTTTAGTACTGATACAAAACAGCGTATTCATTCTGATTCATCCATACTCATGCAACGTATCTTTCAAAACATCGCTGGGTACTTTCAAGATGATGATGCGGATGAATTGGCTTTTGATCCTATATTTACTCAAATTCTTTCGAAAGAAAGATTGGCATCTCAACCTACAATAAGCCGTTTTATGAATCGTCTTGATGACATCTGTATTGTGCAGATGGATGTTCTTCATCAACTATTACGTGAGAAGATTTATTCTTATGAACAACCACAACAGATCATTCTTGATGTCGACTCTACTTCATTTACTACGTATGGTTCGCAAGAAGGTAGTAGCTATAATACTCATTATCAAAACGTTGGATATCATCCATTATTAGTATTTGATGGGTTAACTAAGGATTTATTAAAGGCTGAGTTAAGACCAGGAAATACTTACACTTCAAAGGACGCACATAATTTTTTGTATCCTCTCCTATTGGAATATATGGATAATTATCCAGATACTCAACTATTCTTAAGAGGTGATAGTGGTTTCGCAGACGTTATGCTTTATGAAAAGTTAGAGACCAATGGTGTGAGTTTTGCTATTCGTATGAAGGAATCAGCACGCTTACGTAAGATGGTTGAAGGTGATGTTTATGATTTTATGGAATCATTAAACAATAATCTTGTTGATTACGCTTGCACTTATACTGAATTCATGTATGCTGCTGATAGCTGGGCATATCCTCGTAGAATTGTTTGCAAGATTGAAAAACCATATGGAGTAATGGTAGCTAATTATACATTCATCGTTACAAATATGGAGATTCCTGCCCAGGATATTTTACGTTTTTATTGTAATCGAGGGACTATGGAAAACATGATTAAAGAAGCAAAACTAGGCTTTCATATGAATGCTATGCCAAATCATGATTTCATAACTAATCAAAATCGACTCCAAATCAATATGTTAACATATAACATATTCAATTGGTTTCGTCGAATGGTTTTACCAAAGAAGATGAGACATCTTCAAGTTGATACAATTCGTTTAAAACTTATAAAAATAGCAGCAAGGCTAACGAAGAAATCACGCTATCTAATCTTTAAGTTATGCAGTAGTTGCCCTTATAAAAATGAATTTAATGAGGTTTTATCAAAAATACATTCACTAAGACCACTACAAAGGTTATTAGAGTAG